GACGGGCCGTAGAGCTTGTGACCGGTCATGACGTACCAGTCGCAATCGATATCCTGCACGTCGACAGGCAGATGCACGGCGCCCTGGCTGCCGTCGATCAGCACCGGGATGCCGCGTTCGTGCGCGATCCGGCAGACTTCCTTGACGGGAACGATCGTGCCGAGCGCATTCGACATATGGGTGATGGCGACGAGCTTGGTGCGCTCCGTCAGGCTTTTCTCGAAATCTTCGATATGGAAAGCGCCCTCGTCGTCGACGGGCACCCAGACAAGTTTGGCCCCTTGCCGCTCGCGGATGAAGTGCCAGGGCACGATATTGGAATGGTGCTCCATGATCGTCAGGACGATCTCGTCGCCTTCGCCAATCCTAGGCATGCCCCAGCCATAGGCGACGGTGTTGATCGCTTCCGTCGAATTCTTGGTGAAGACGATGTCGTTGACCGAAGGCGCATTGAGGAAGCGCCGAACCTTCTCCCGCGCGGCCTCATAGGCATCCGTCGCCGCATTCGAGAGATAGTGCAGGCCGCGATGCACATTGGCATATTCGTGGCTATAGGCATGCGAGATGGCGTCGATCACCACCTGCGGCTTTTGCGCCGACGCGCCATTATCGAGATAGACCAGCGGCTTGCCGTGCACCTTCTCCGCCAGAATCGGAAAATCCCGGCGGATGGCTTCGACGTCGTATGGCTTGGCCGGCACGATCTTGTCCATTGATATATCCGATCAGGCGTGCTTTTCGAGCCAGG
This Rhizobium brockwellii DNA region includes the following protein-coding sequences:
- a CDS encoding cysteine desulfurase, with translation MDKIVPAKPYDVEAIRRDFPILAEKVHGKPLVYLDNGASAQKPQVVIDAISHAYSHEYANVHRGLHYLSNAATDAYEAAREKVRRFLNAPSVNDIVFTKNSTEAINTVAYGWGMPRIGEGDEIVLTIMEHHSNIVPWHFIRERQGAKLVWVPVDDEGAFHIEDFEKSLTERTKLVAITHMSNALGTIVPVKEVCRIAHERGIPVLIDGSQGAVHLPVDVQDIDCDWYVMTGHKLYGPSGIGVLYGKKERLFEMRPFQGGGEMIFEVAEDVVTYNDPPHRFEAGTPPIVQAIGLGYALDYMEKVGREAISRHEADLSAYAVERLKSVNSLRVFGTAPDKGSIFSFELAGIHAHDVSMVIDRQGVAVRAGTHCAMPLLKRFGVTSTCRASFGMYNTRAEVDALADALEYARKFFA